The proteins below are encoded in one region of Streptomyces ficellus:
- a CDS encoding peptidase codes for MATENTTENMANTESAGAEAAGAEAFAVPRYPVAPGCRLNVRSGPGTGYGLVKVLPEGVRVPINCQKPGTRVVGPYGTSNLWDNIGNGQWVADAYVNTGSDGYVAVRCS; via the coding sequence ATGGCCACCGAGAACACCACGGAGAACATGGCGAACACGGAGAGCGCGGGGGCGGAAGCGGCCGGGGCGGAGGCGTTCGCCGTGCCGCGCTACCCGGTGGCGCCCGGCTGCCGGCTCAACGTCCGCAGCGGCCCGGGCACCGGGTATGGCCTGGTCAAGGTCCTGCCCGAAGGCGTACGCGTCCCGATCAACTGCCAGAAGCCGGGCACGAGGGTCGTCGGCCCGTACGGCACCTCCAACCTCTGGGACAACATCGGCAACGGCCAGTGGGTCGCCGACGCCTACGTGAACACGGGCAGCGACGGCTACGTCGCCGTTCGCTGCTCCTGA